One genomic region from Chthoniobacterales bacterium encodes:
- a CDS encoding type ISP restriction/modification enzyme: EPGEKRTISPDEPFVQILDPATGTATFLVEVIAVIHRTLAAKWKQQRLTDAQLRAAWNDYVPQHLLPRLHAFELMMAPYAIAHMKIGLKLAETGYRFGTEERARIYLTNALEPWVKQLPLIGFDALAHEAAAVNEIKRHKRFTVVIGNPPYAGVSSNMSETAQRMVDAYRKVDGAALNERKLWLQDDYVKFIRKAQATIDNAGVGVFGYITNHGYLDNPTFRGMRQSLMATFSRLRVLDLHGNANKREQPPDGIDDKNVFDIRQGVAICLATRGGGLPAVEHTDVWGSQQSKYDWFDQHRVTTTNFAELTPDAPFYFFEPQNTDCRAEYDAGFKLTEAMPCFGLGFQSSRDHLVVAFDKAELEKRLEWFLAKERSDTEVRNELFPGKVVADYAAGDTRQWSLSNARRVLRADPDWRRRIRKCLYRPFDSRVILYDKRMVDWPRPEVLGHMLRPNLCLITNRQSKEDFAALCTADIPERKIAAVYDASSSFPLYLLLDDQALKLSASKQPNFSHSFLKALAANLGLQQTKPHGLPTGLTPEDIFHYAYAVFHSPGYRSRYAEFLKIDFPRLPLTGNQQLFRALARLGGELTALHLLESPKLAQPITEFIGDRNPKVEKISWSKNTVWLDKTQTTGFRGVREEVWNFHIGGYQVCQKWLKDRKGRELTQEDLAHYQKIVVALAETIRLMVEIDIVIGHHGGWPGAFAADTLKLPTEKRIPLTVSRNYWLEFVVAAVRYSRNKLTLPLLWEAHLVVLEISKYRTELEVVVGSDTTIWETSLATEPINPGVFREVLESLAINGQLKREEVNGCICLTLSKNLFVTPGKWRAYDAAAILAMLKQRPEIVDMEEFMHNASTDFYELEKLLA, from the coding sequence GCCTCACCGACGCCCAGCTGCGCGCCGCGTGGAACGACTACGTCCCGCAGCACCTCCTCCCGCGCCTCCACGCCTTCGAGCTGATGATGGCCCCCTACGCCATCGCCCACATGAAAATCGGCCTCAAGCTCGCCGAGACCGGCTACCGCTTTGGCACTGAGGAACGCGCCCGCATCTACCTCACCAACGCGCTGGAACCGTGGGTGAAACAGCTCCCGCTCATTGGCTTCGACGCCCTCGCCCACGAAGCCGCCGCCGTGAACGAAATTAAACGGCACAAGCGCTTCACCGTCGTCATCGGCAACCCACCGTATGCGGGTGTCTCTTCGAACATGTCTGAGACTGCGCAGCGAATGGTGGACGCATACAGAAAGGTGGACGGCGCTGCGCTAAACGAACGCAAACTTTGGCTCCAGGACGACTACGTTAAATTCATCCGCAAAGCGCAGGCCACCATCGACAACGCTGGTGTTGGAGTCTTTGGCTACATCACGAATCATGGCTATCTCGATAACCCGACCTTCCGAGGGATGCGGCAGAGCCTCATGGCGACATTCTCTCGCCTTCGGGTGCTCGATCTTCACGGCAACGCGAACAAGCGCGAACAGCCGCCCGATGGCATTGACGACAAGAACGTCTTCGACATTCGGCAAGGCGTCGCTATCTGCCTTGCAACGCGCGGCGGCGGTTTACCCGCTGTCGAACATACGGACGTGTGGGGGTCGCAACAATCGAAGTATGACTGGTTCGACCAACATCGGGTCACCACTACCAATTTTGCGGAGTTAACACCTGACGCTCCGTTTTATTTCTTTGAGCCCCAAAACACTGACTGTCGCGCTGAATACGACGCAGGATTCAAGCTTACTGAGGCGATGCCTTGCTTCGGCCTCGGTTTTCAAAGCTCGCGCGATCACCTTGTTGTGGCCTTCGACAAAGCCGAGTTAGAGAAGCGACTAGAGTGGTTTCTAGCAAAGGAGCGCTCCGATACAGAAGTTCGCAACGAGTTGTTCCCAGGAAAGGTCGTTGCTGACTACGCAGCCGGAGACACAAGACAATGGTCGCTCTCAAATGCACGTCGCGTTCTGCGTGCAGATCCGGATTGGCGGAGACGCATTAGGAAGTGCCTTTACCGTCCTTTCGATTCGAGGGTTATCCTTTACGACAAGCGAATGGTTGATTGGCCGCGCCCCGAAGTCCTCGGTCACATGCTGCGTCCGAATCTGTGTCTCATCACAAACCGGCAATCCAAAGAGGACTTCGCGGCTCTTTGCACCGCCGACATTCCGGAGAGGAAAATTGCTGCCGTCTATGACGCTAGTTCATCCTTTCCACTCTACCTGTTACTTGACGATCAGGCCTTGAAGTTATCTGCTTCTAAGCAGCCAAACTTTTCGCATTCTTTCTTGAAAGCTTTGGCAGCAAATCTCGGACTTCAGCAGACAAAGCCGCACGGCCTACCCACCGGCCTGACGCCCGAAGACATCTTCCACTACGCCTACGCGGTGTTTCACAGTCCCGGCTACCGGAGCCGCTACGCGGAGTTTCTGAAGATCGATTTCCCGCGCCTGCCGTTGACCGGGAATCAGCAGCTCTTCCGCGCGCTGGCCCGGCTCGGCGGCGAACTCACCGCCCTGCACCTGCTGGAATCGCCCAAGCTCGCCCAGCCCATCACCGAGTTCATCGGCGACCGGAACCCGAAGGTCGAAAAAATCTCGTGGTCCAAAAACACCGTCTGGCTCGACAAAACCCAGACTACCGGCTTTCGCGGCGTGCGCGAGGAGGTGTGGAACTTTCACATCGGCGGCTACCAGGTCTGCCAGAAATGGCTCAAAGACCGTAAAGGCCGGGAACTCACCCAAGAAGACCTCGCTCATTACCAAAAAATCGTCGTCGCCCTAGCCGAAACCATCCGCCTCATGGTCGAAATCGATATAGTAATTGGGCATCATGGTGGTTGGCCGGGCGCATTTGCAGCAGACACTCTCAAACTTCCCACGGAAAAACGCATACCTCTCACTGTTTCTCGCAACTACTGGCTCGAATTTGTGGTCGCCGCCGTTAGGTACTCCCGCAATAAACTTACTTTGCCGCTTCTCTGGGAGGCCCATCTTGTCGTCCTTGAGATTTCAAAATATCGCACGGAACTTGAGGTTGTGGTAGGCAGCGATACTACCATATGGGAAACGTCGCTTGCAACGGAGCCCATCAACCCGGGAGTTTTTCGTGAAGTCTTGGAATCACTTGCGATTAACGGACAGCTGAAACGTGAGGAAGTAAATGGCTGCATCTGCTTAACACTGTCCAAAAATCTTTTCGTTACGCCGGGGAAATGGCGCGCATATGATGCAGCGGCAATCCTAGCCATGCTTAAACAACGACCGGAGATCGTAGACATGGAGGAATTTATGCACAATGCGTCAACGGATTTCTATGAACTGGAAAAACTGCTTGCATGA
- the ilvA gene encoding threonine ammonia-lyase: MITIQDIRDAHDRIADSICLTPCLESIALSELTGSRVFVKFDNKQRTGSFKERGARNALLLLTSEQKQRGVIAASAGNHALGMAYHGGLLGVPVTVIMPIAAPLIKISTCESMGARVILHGRSFDEARDHALDIAARENLRYINGFNDPEIIAGQGTIGLELLSQVPEMDAVIVPIGGGGLVAGTATAIHASRPEVAIYGVQSAHAPGYNASLSSPAPVAVETRPTLADGLCVSVMGDLAFSIARQHVRKTVEVTEDEIALAILRAVEKEKEVVEGAGAAGLAALLAGKLPELRGRTVVLLFCGGNIDPLVLGRVIDKGLAADGRLARFRTKVIDRPGGLADLSRLIADEGANIIEIYHDRTFSGPDVFAVRVVCTVETRGADHLARLRNALAAAGYPMVL; this comes from the coding sequence ATGATCACTATCCAGGACATTCGCGACGCGCACGACCGCATCGCCGACAGCATTTGCCTCACGCCGTGCCTTGAATCCATCGCGCTCTCGGAGCTCACCGGGTCGCGTGTCTTCGTGAAGTTTGATAACAAACAGCGCACCGGCAGCTTTAAGGAACGCGGCGCACGCAACGCCCTGCTGCTTCTAACATCGGAGCAAAAGCAGCGCGGCGTCATCGCGGCCTCCGCGGGCAATCACGCGCTCGGCATGGCGTATCACGGCGGATTGTTAGGAGTGCCCGTCACCGTCATCATGCCCATCGCCGCGCCGCTGATTAAGATCAGCACCTGCGAAAGCATGGGCGCGCGCGTCATTTTGCACGGACGCTCCTTCGACGAGGCCCGCGACCATGCGCTCGATATCGCCGCCCGCGAAAACCTCCGCTACATCAACGGCTTCAACGACCCGGAAATCATCGCCGGCCAGGGCACGATCGGACTCGAACTCCTCTCGCAAGTCCCCGAGATGGACGCCGTGATCGTGCCCATCGGCGGCGGCGGACTCGTCGCGGGCACGGCCACGGCCATTCATGCGAGCCGACCGGAAGTCGCCATTTACGGAGTGCAATCGGCCCATGCCCCCGGCTACAACGCCTCGCTTTCCAGCCCCGCTCCCGTCGCCGTCGAGACCCGGCCCACGCTTGCCGACGGCCTCTGCGTTTCCGTGATGGGCGACCTCGCGTTTTCCATCGCGCGGCAGCATGTGAGGAAAACTGTGGAAGTCACCGAGGACGAAATCGCGCTCGCCATCCTGCGCGCCGTCGAGAAGGAAAAGGAAGTCGTCGAAGGCGCGGGCGCAGCGGGACTTGCAGCGTTATTGGCTGGCAAACTCCCCGAACTCCGCGGCCGCACCGTCGTCCTCCTTTTCTGCGGGGGAAACATCGACCCGCTCGTCCTCGGCCGCGTGATCGACAAAGGCCTCGCCGCCGACGGTCGCCTCGCCCGTTTTCGCACCAAGGTGATCGACCGTCCGGGCGGGCTCGCGGACCTCTCGCGCCTGATCGCCGACGAGGGCGCGAACATCATCGAGATCTACCACGACCGCACCTTCAGCGGCCCCGACGTCTTTGCCGTCCGCGTCGTTTGCACCGTCGAGACACGCGGGGCCGACCACCTCGCCCGCCTCCGAAATGCACTGGCAGCGGCCGGTTATCCTATGGTTTTGTAG
- the larC gene encoding nickel pincer cofactor biosynthesis protein LarC: MKVLYLDCFSGISGDMMVGALTDLGVQPSTFEWELSKVELGDFHMHFERQSRQNVTGIKFGIHEGATHTHAQDEPSEHVHTPGCEQHHHEHGEHCDHSHDESVPETAYGHEERPHVHGPGCHHDHHEEEEHHHHEATEPHVHGPGCQHGHGDEHVHRQYGHEEHEPHVHGPECEHGHHDDHHVEHGHEHSHEEHEHGRSHREIRELITASTLSDFVKEKSLAIFQRIAVAEGKIHGMAPADVTFHEVGALDSIADIICTCVGIEALGVEEVIVSKLFDGSGWVNCAHGRFPVPSTATLEILAGIPFSQIDEPFEFITPTGAAIVAEFGSGFTNMPELTVEKVGYGIGTRKLESRPNVLRAVLGTLDKKKSPDLAGELVIQVETNLDDLSPEITGSLVGRLLEMGALDCYLTPVQMKKNRPGVLLTVLTTAELLTNIQDFIFRETTSFGMRMSEKQRVILDREFRDVSTAYGEVRIKLGSRDGHILQRAPEFESCRVLADKTGVPLRDIFTAATIAAQAL, translated from the coding sequence ATGAAAGTCCTCTATCTCGACTGTTTTTCCGGCATCAGCGGCGACATGATGGTCGGCGCGCTGACCGATCTCGGAGTGCAGCCGTCCACCTTTGAATGGGAGCTTTCCAAAGTGGAACTCGGCGACTTCCACATGCATTTCGAGCGTCAATCGCGGCAGAATGTGACTGGCATCAAGTTCGGCATTCACGAGGGCGCCACCCACACGCACGCCCAGGATGAACCCTCGGAACACGTCCACACCCCCGGCTGTGAGCAGCATCATCATGAGCACGGAGAGCATTGCGATCACAGTCACGATGAGTCGGTGCCCGAGACGGCTTACGGCCACGAGGAGAGGCCCCACGTGCATGGACCCGGCTGCCATCACGATCATCATGAGGAAGAGGAACACCACCATCACGAGGCAACGGAGCCTCACGTCCATGGTCCGGGTTGCCAGCATGGACATGGCGATGAACACGTTCACCGCCAATACGGGCACGAGGAGCACGAACCCCACGTCCACGGGCCAGAATGCGAGCACGGCCACCACGATGATCATCACGTAGAACACGGCCACGAGCATTCGCACGAGGAGCACGAACATGGCCGGAGCCATCGCGAAATCCGCGAATTGATCACCGCCAGCACGCTCTCCGATTTTGTGAAGGAGAAATCCCTCGCCATCTTCCAGCGCATCGCCGTCGCCGAGGGAAAAATCCACGGCATGGCCCCCGCCGACGTCACGTTTCACGAAGTCGGCGCGCTCGACTCCATCGCAGACATCATTTGCACCTGCGTCGGCATCGAGGCGCTCGGCGTCGAGGAGGTCATCGTCTCGAAATTGTTCGATGGCTCAGGCTGGGTCAATTGCGCGCATGGACGTTTCCCCGTTCCCTCGACTGCCACCTTGGAGATTCTCGCTGGCATCCCCTTCTCGCAGATCGACGAGCCGTTTGAATTTATCACGCCCACCGGCGCGGCGATCGTGGCGGAATTTGGCAGCGGCTTCACCAACATGCCGGAGCTCACCGTCGAGAAAGTCGGCTACGGCATCGGCACGCGAAAACTCGAGTCACGGCCCAATGTCCTGCGCGCCGTCCTCGGCACCTTGGATAAAAAAAAAAGCCCTGACTTAGCGGGTGAGCTAGTCATTCAAGTCGAGACCAACCTCGACGATCTCTCCCCCGAAATCACCGGGAGCCTGGTCGGGCGATTGCTGGAAATGGGCGCTCTCGATTGCTATCTAACTCCGGTGCAAATGAAGAAGAATCGTCCCGGCGTTCTTCTCACCGTGCTCACCACCGCGGAACTTCTGACTAACATCCAGGACTTCATCTTTCGCGAGACGACTTCCTTTGGAATGCGCATGAGCGAAAAGCAGCGCGTGATTCTGGACCGTGAATTTCGCGATGTTAGCACCGCTTACGGCGAGGTTAGAATCAAACTCGGCTCACGCGACGGCCACATCCTTCAGCGCGCACCGGAGTTTGAATCGTGCCGCGTGTTGGCTGACAAAACCGGCGTGCCCTTGCGCGACATTTTCACCGCCGCCACCATCGCCGCGCAGGCTCTCTAA
- the hisA gene encoding 1-(5-phosphoribosyl)-5-[(5-phosphoribosylamino)methylideneamino]imidazole-4-carboxamide isomerase — translation MQLYPAIDLMGGEVVRLKQGRADQKTVYSNDPVAFAKRWETEGGDWLHIVDLDAAFTGEHRNLNSVKAIVEAVGIPCELGGGMRSVKAIEAALKVGVSRVVIGTKACESPDFIFDLISLFGADQIAIGIDAKDGEVSLRGWTAGSGIKATELARQMIDMGVQTIIYTDIATDGMLTGPNIPALQEMLAAAPCELIASGGVGTAADVHRLREIPGIHGVIIGKALYDGAFTLSDVADPADNDADADADVATHTEIL, via the coding sequence ATGCAACTTTATCCAGCAATCGATCTCATGGGCGGCGAAGTCGTGCGCCTCAAACAAGGCCGGGCCGACCAGAAAACGGTCTATTCCAACGACCCCGTGGCGTTCGCCAAACGCTGGGAAACCGAGGGCGGCGACTGGCTGCACATCGTCGATCTCGACGCCGCATTCACCGGAGAACATCGCAATCTCAACTCCGTAAAAGCCATCGTGGAAGCGGTCGGCATTCCCTGCGAACTCGGCGGCGGGATGCGCTCGGTGAAAGCCATCGAGGCCGCGCTCAAAGTCGGAGTCTCCCGGGTGGTCATCGGCACGAAAGCCTGCGAGTCACCGGATTTCATTTTCGACCTCATTTCGCTCTTCGGAGCCGACCAGATCGCCATCGGGATCGACGCCAAGGACGGCGAAGTCTCCCTGCGCGGCTGGACCGCTGGCTCGGGTATCAAGGCCACGGAACTCGCCCGCCAAATGATCGACATGGGAGTCCAGACGATCATCTACACCGACATCGCTACGGATGGGATGTTGACCGGGCCCAACATTCCCGCGCTTCAGGAAATGCTGGCCGCCGCACCTTGCGAGCTCATCGCCAGCGGCGGTGTCGGCACTGCGGCAGACGTTCACCGGCTGCGCGAGATCCCCGGCATTCACGGCGTGATCATTGGCAAGGCGCTCTACGACGGCGCGTTTACCCTGTCGGACGTCGCCGATCCGGCGGATAATGACGCCGACGCCGACGCCGACGTTGCCACCCACACAGAAATCTTATGA
- the hisH gene encoding imidazole glycerol phosphate synthase subunit HisH translates to MIALIDYGSGNLRSVEKALLHIGAEVRLVDSPEKLGAHDAVVLPGVGAFGDCAMNLRSRGLWEPMQDWLHSGRPFLGICVGYQLLFEGSEENPGVSGLGFFPGQVRRFSTPQLKIPQIGWNTLETQPSPLWKGLPQNPFVFFVHSFFPTPTDSSVVSATTEYGESFAAAASKDNVHGVQFHPEKSQANGLRILQNFVESV, encoded by the coding sequence ATGATTGCGTTGATCGATTACGGCAGTGGAAATTTGCGTTCCGTGGAGAAGGCATTGCTGCACATCGGAGCCGAAGTCCGGCTGGTCGATTCTCCGGAAAAACTCGGCGCTCACGACGCGGTCGTGCTGCCCGGCGTTGGGGCTTTTGGCGATTGCGCAATGAACCTCCGGAGCCGCGGCCTCTGGGAGCCGATGCAGGATTGGCTGCACTCCGGACGCCCCTTTCTCGGCATCTGCGTGGGCTATCAACTGCTCTTCGAGGGCAGCGAAGAAAACCCCGGCGTGAGCGGACTTGGATTCTTCCCTGGACAGGTGCGGCGCTTCTCGACGCCACAGTTAAAAATCCCGCAAATCGGCTGGAACACCCTCGAAACGCAGCCCTCGCCGCTCTGGAAAGGGCTGCCGCAGAACCCGTTCGTCTTCTTCGTGCACTCGTTTTTTCCCACACCCACCGACTCGTCTGTCGTCAGTGCCACCACGGAATATGGTGAGTCCTTTGCCGCCGCCGCCTCGAAGGACAACGTCCACGGCGTCCAATTCCACCCGGAAAAAAGTCAGGCAAATGGCTTGCGCATTCTCCAGAATTTCGTGGAATCGGTCTGA
- a CDS encoding DUF1501 domain-containing protein: MRPQDYPSLRTTRRGFIRQALCAAVGTAALSNTIRDLRFINSAMAQSASTITDYKALICVFLNGGNDSNNLFIPTIPSEYANYASIRTPSLAIPNTDGSGATALPLNNLTNDGHTYGIHPACPDLQRLFNSGKLASIFNVGTLVYPVTKAQYKAKSVALPPQLFSHADQQVQWQTSIPDRAPTTGWGGRCADLLDTYNPKNGANSVLSMCVSLAGANTFEVGGTVQQYSVSSSGVVSLNSALGPASAQAARTSTLNALLGIDKVQQNMLTENYALALEHALASGTGLTTSLNNTQLASAWSSFPTTVTVPNGGATFASSLMSQLKMVAKIIEAGQRSAAAGGLGMKRQVFFVQVGGYDLHTGQTNNSGSSTVNNAKVIIGAQANLFAELSQGLNAFQNAMIQIGAQYGDADFEKRVTAFTASDFGRTLPSNSLGSDHGWGSHHLVLGGAVRGQRSYGKFPALVVGGPDDTSTGRWIPTTSVDQFAATMARWFGVDDTHMSTVFPNLDRFSAPDLGFMG, translated from the coding sequence ATGAGACCTCAAGACTACCCATCACTTCGCACGACTCGGCGCGGTTTTATTAGACAGGCTTTGTGCGCAGCCGTGGGCACCGCAGCTCTTTCCAACACCATTCGCGACTTGCGCTTTATCAACTCGGCGATGGCGCAGTCGGCTTCCACCATCACCGACTACAAGGCGCTCATCTGCGTCTTCCTGAACGGCGGCAACGATTCTAACAATCTCTTCATCCCGACCATACCATCGGAGTATGCCAACTACGCCTCGATCCGCACGCCTTCTCTCGCCATTCCTAACACCGATGGCAGTGGAGCCACGGCCCTGCCTCTCAACAACCTAACCAATGATGGACACACCTATGGAATTCATCCTGCATGCCCCGATCTTCAGAGGTTGTTCAATAGTGGAAAACTAGCTTCGATCTTCAACGTCGGCACGCTGGTTTATCCCGTTACGAAGGCGCAATACAAAGCCAAGTCCGTCGCGCTGCCGCCCCAGCTCTTCTCCCATGCGGACCAGCAGGTGCAATGGCAGACGTCGATTCCCGATCGGGCTCCCACCACCGGCTGGGGTGGTCGCTGCGCCGATCTTCTGGATACTTACAATCCAAAGAATGGTGCCAACAGCGTCCTCTCGATGTGCGTTTCCCTAGCAGGGGCCAATACTTTCGAAGTCGGCGGCACGGTGCAGCAATACTCCGTCTCCAGCAGCGGAGTGGTTTCCTTGAATAGCGCCCTCGGCCCGGCCAGCGCGCAGGCTGCGCGAACAAGCACGCTCAACGCATTGTTAGGAATCGACAAGGTGCAGCAAAACATGCTCACGGAAAACTATGCACTGGCCCTGGAGCATGCCCTGGCCAGCGGCACGGGACTAACAACGTCTCTCAACAATACCCAACTCGCATCGGCCTGGAGTTCGTTTCCAACGACTGTCACCGTGCCCAATGGAGGTGCCACCTTTGCATCGAGCTTGATGTCGCAGTTAAAGATGGTCGCCAAAATCATCGAGGCCGGTCAGCGATCTGCGGCAGCGGGCGGCTTGGGAATGAAGCGCCAAGTATTTTTTGTCCAGGTGGGCGGATACGATTTGCACACGGGCCAGACTAACAATTCCGGAAGCAGCACAGTTAACAATGCCAAGGTGATCATTGGTGCGCAGGCCAATCTTTTTGCCGAACTCAGCCAGGGTCTAAACGCCTTTCAAAATGCCATGATTCAAATTGGCGCACAGTATGGCGACGCGGATTTTGAGAAACGCGTCACCGCCTTCACCGCGAGCGACTTTGGGCGCACTCTGCCCAGCAACAGCCTCGGCAGCGATCATGGCTGGGGGAGTCATCACCTGGTGTTAGGCGGAGCCGTTCGCGGCCAGCGCTCCTACGGAAAATTCCCCGCTCTGGTAGTCGGTGGACCCGATGATACCAGCACAGGCCGATGGATTCCGACGACTTCCGTGGATCAGTTTGCCGCCACCATGGCCAGATGGTTTGGCGTGGACGATACCCACATGAGCACGGTGTTTCCTAACCTGGACCGTTTCTCAGCTCCAGACTTGGGATTCATGGGCTAG